A window from Bos indicus isolate NIAB-ARS_2022 breed Sahiwal x Tharparkar chromosome 1, NIAB-ARS_B.indTharparkar_mat_pri_1.0, whole genome shotgun sequence encodes these proteins:
- the CDV3 gene encoding protein CDV3 homolog isoform X9, with amino-acid sequence MQISEKEEDEVEKREDPSDNWEEGGGGGGGVEKSSGPWNKTAPVQAPPAPIVVTETPEPTMTSGVYRPPGARLTTTRKAPQGPPEIYSDTQFPSLQSTAKHVESRKDKEMEKSFEVVRHKTRGRDEFSKNQALKLQLDNQYAVLENQKSSHTQYN; translated from the exons TGAaaaggaagaagatgaagttgaaaagAGAGAAGATCCAAGTGATAATTGGGAagaaggtggaggtggtggtggtggtgtagaaAAGTCTTCAGGCCCTTGGAATAAAACTGCTCCGGTACAAGCACCTCCTGCTCCAATAGTTG TTACAGAAACCCCAGAACCGACAATGACTAGTGGCGTGTATAGGCCTCCTGGAGCTAGGTTGACCACAACAAGGAAAGCACCACAAGGACCACCAGAAATCTATAGTGATACGCAGTTCCCATCCCTGCAGTCCACTGCCAAGCATGTAGAGAGCCGGAA ggataaagaaatggagaagagcTTTGAAGTAGTAAGACACAAAACTAGAGGTAGGGATGAGTTTTCAAAAAACCAGGCCCTTAAACTTCAGCTAGACAACCAGTATGCTGTGCTTGAGAATCAGAAAAGCAGCCACACACAGTACAATTAA